A genomic region of uncultured Paludibaculum sp. contains the following coding sequences:
- a CDS encoding GH92 family glycosyl hydrolase — protein MFSKYVRAAAAALLLGAAADCRAQVTPADEVNPLIDTHKSRWFFFSSASRPFGMVNLSPDTGVDGDWNAGYLYGEKYIRCFSHVHDWQLAAVPVMPATGEMKGPGGYEAYKSAFSHDKEVAKAGYHKVYLEDYKVTAELTSTKRVGMHRYSFPAAQDAYIYVDTGAKLAMMDAPLDAQLRKVSDRELAGNTVLAPTIRRKKPVTVYFVIQLDRPFDGFGQWSKGGSGYVHFRFAQPSQVQMKVAISYVSEEQARLNLNTELPHWDFERVVRESKQEWNEWLGKVQISGGTPAQRTKFYTDLWHSVLGRRTFSDVNGKYIDNTGDKPVVRQVPLDAKGQPTRSTYNSDAFWGSQWTLNVLWSIAYPQLMGEMTESLVDYYKNGGMIARGPSGGNYTFVMVGDQAVPLIAAAYQKGIRNFDVQAAYEGSKKSAFPGGIRDHAGYEAGANAEGGGMKYYVERGYVPLGKFGSGGHREGAAQTLEYAYQDWTLAQFALALGKKDDATFFQKRSGNWRNLFDESTGWIRPKNMDGSWFEPFAPTCEGSNCRGFVESNAAIYTYYVMQDLPGLIAALGGREKFIEKLQGQFEKAAPHRFITPHGKHGENWVDYENQPACHMAHLFSYAGAPWLTQYWVRRVKDEVFGDATPMGGYNGDEDQGQMGALGVLMAAGLFDVQGGAELEPRYEITSPLFERVTFQLDPRFYPGKTFTVVARNQKPGNVYVQSTKLNGKPLTGRFWVTHKELVAGGVLEVELGGAPNKQWGVVR, from the coding sequence GTGTTCAGCAAGTATGTCCGCGCGGCGGCTGCCGCCCTGTTGCTTGGCGCCGCGGCGGATTGCCGCGCCCAGGTGACGCCGGCCGATGAGGTGAATCCGCTCATCGATACGCACAAGTCGCGCTGGTTCTTCTTCTCCTCGGCCAGCCGCCCGTTCGGGATGGTGAACCTGAGTCCGGATACGGGCGTCGATGGCGACTGGAACGCCGGTTACCTCTATGGAGAGAAGTACATACGGTGCTTCAGCCACGTTCATGACTGGCAACTGGCGGCTGTGCCGGTGATGCCTGCTACGGGCGAGATGAAGGGCCCGGGTGGGTATGAGGCCTACAAGTCCGCATTCAGTCACGACAAGGAAGTCGCCAAGGCGGGCTATCACAAGGTCTATCTCGAAGATTATAAAGTGACGGCGGAGTTGACGTCGACGAAGCGCGTGGGTATGCACCGCTACAGTTTTCCGGCCGCTCAGGACGCCTATATCTATGTAGACACAGGGGCCAAGCTCGCCATGATGGATGCGCCGCTGGACGCGCAGTTGCGGAAGGTGAGCGACAGGGAACTCGCCGGCAACACCGTTCTGGCACCGACGATCCGGCGGAAGAAGCCTGTCACTGTGTACTTTGTCATCCAGTTGGATCGGCCGTTCGATGGATTTGGCCAGTGGAGCAAAGGTGGCAGCGGGTATGTTCACTTCCGGTTTGCGCAGCCGAGCCAGGTGCAGATGAAGGTCGCGATCTCGTATGTGAGCGAGGAGCAGGCCCGGCTGAACCTCAACACGGAGTTGCCGCACTGGGACTTCGAGCGTGTCGTGCGCGAGTCGAAACAGGAATGGAATGAGTGGCTTGGCAAGGTCCAGATCAGCGGCGGGACGCCCGCCCAACGGACGAAGTTCTATACGGATCTGTGGCATTCCGTGCTGGGCCGCCGGACGTTCAGCGATGTAAACGGCAAGTACATCGACAATACCGGGGACAAGCCGGTGGTGCGGCAGGTGCCGCTGGACGCCAAGGGGCAGCCGACCCGAAGCACATACAACTCCGATGCTTTCTGGGGGTCGCAGTGGACTCTCAATGTTCTGTGGTCTATCGCTTACCCGCAGTTAATGGGCGAGATGACGGAGTCGCTGGTGGACTATTACAAGAACGGCGGCATGATTGCCCGGGGTCCCAGCGGCGGCAACTATACGTTCGTGATGGTGGGTGACCAGGCGGTGCCGCTGATCGCGGCGGCGTACCAGAAGGGGATCCGCAACTTCGACGTCCAGGCGGCCTATGAGGGGTCGAAGAAGAGCGCGTTTCCCGGCGGGATTCGCGATCACGCAGGCTATGAAGCGGGTGCCAACGCCGAGGGCGGCGGGATGAAGTACTACGTCGAGCGGGGCTATGTGCCGCTGGGCAAGTTCGGGTCGGGCGGGCATCGTGAGGGTGCGGCGCAGACTCTGGAGTATGCCTATCAGGATTGGACCCTGGCGCAGTTTGCACTGGCTTTGGGCAAGAAGGACGACGCAACGTTCTTCCAGAAGCGGTCAGGCAATTGGCGGAATCTCTTTGACGAATCAACAGGTTGGATCCGGCCGAAGAACATGGATGGGTCGTGGTTCGAGCCTTTTGCGCCGACGTGCGAGGGGTCGAATTGCCGGGGCTTCGTGGAGAGCAATGCGGCGATCTATACCTACTACGTGATGCAGGATCTTCCAGGGCTGATTGCGGCCTTGGGCGGCCGCGAGAAGTTCATTGAGAAGCTGCAGGGGCAGTTTGAGAAGGCCGCGCCGCACCGCTTCATCACGCCGCATGGAAAGCATGGGGAGAACTGGGTGGATTACGAGAACCAGCCCGCGTGCCACATGGCCCATCTGTTCAGCTATGCGGGCGCTCCGTGGCTGACACAGTATTGGGTGCGGCGCGTGAAGGACGAGGTGTTTGGCGACGCCACGCCGATGGGTGGATATAACGGCGACGAAGATCAGGGCCAGATGGGGGCGCTGGGCGTGCTGATGGCGGCAGGGTTGTTCGACGTGCAGGGCGGGGCGGAGTTGGAGCCGCGCTACGAGATCACAAGCCCTTTATTTGAACGGGTTACGTTCCAGTTGGACCCGCGCTTCTATCCCGGCAAGACCTTCACTGTCGTGGCCCGGAATCAGAAGCCGGGGAACGTCTATGTCCAGTCAACGAAGCTGAACGGCAAGCCGCTCACGGGCCGGTTCTGGGTGACGCACAAGGAGTTAGTGGCCGGCGGCGTATTGGAGGTGGAGTTGGGAGGGGCGCCGAACAAGCAGTGGGGCGTCGTGCGGTAG
- the purN gene encoding phosphoribosylglycinamide formyltransferase: MKKIAVLVSGRGSNFEAIARQIREGRLQAEIAAVIANVPTAKALETAATLGLPAISLPSKGIDTDTYAAIVVERLAPLGIDLIVLAGFMRRVGTPLLEAYRDRILNIHPSLLPSFPGLHVQQQALDYGVKFSGCTVHFVDAGLDTGPIVAQAVVPVLDGDTADTLAARILVEEHKIFSEAIAVVLSGAYRIEGRRLIRKD; encoded by the coding sequence GTGAAGAAGATCGCCGTTCTCGTATCCGGCCGCGGCTCGAACTTCGAGGCCATCGCGCGGCAGATCCGTGAAGGAAGACTGCAGGCGGAGATCGCCGCGGTGATCGCCAACGTGCCTACAGCCAAAGCGCTGGAAACGGCGGCCACCCTAGGCTTACCGGCGATTTCTCTGCCTTCGAAGGGCATCGACACGGATACGTATGCGGCGATAGTGGTGGAGAGGCTGGCCCCGCTGGGGATTGACCTGATTGTCCTGGCCGGGTTTATGCGGCGGGTGGGGACGCCACTTCTCGAGGCGTATCGCGACCGCATTCTCAACATTCACCCATCGCTACTGCCATCGTTTCCGGGTTTGCATGTGCAGCAGCAGGCCTTGGACTACGGGGTCAAGTTTTCCGGCTGTACGGTGCATTTCGTGGATGCCGGGCTGGATACGGGGCCGATCGTGGCGCAGGCTGTTGTCCCGGTTCTGGATGGAGACACCGCCGATACGCTGGCCGCGCGGATCCTGGTGGAAGAGCACAAGATCTTCAGCGAGGCCATCGCCGTGGTTCTCAGCGGCGCCTACCGCATTGAAGGCAGGCGTTTGATTCGAAAGGACTAA
- the purM gene encoding phosphoribosylformylglycinamidine cyclo-ligase, producing the protein MPTKKTIRYQDAGVNIDEADRAVGYIKVAAKKTFTRSVLADIGSFGAMYRLTGYKRPVLISSADGVGTKIKVAFMTGRHDTVGQDLVNHCVNDIAVQGAVPLFFLDYFAVGKLNAEVAGQIATGLGKACQENGCALIGGETAEMPGLYQPSEYDLAGFIVGAAEQSKLLTGKSVQPGDLLLGLPSNGLHTNGYSLARKLLFEVGKYTPKTFLPELDCTLADELLKVHRSYLKPIQKLLKANVLAAAAHITGGGITDNTPRVLPKGLAVEVKLGSWPILPVFELLRRLGNVPDDDYRRTFNLGVGMILVIPQKKAAKAVRLLKHMKEPYYEIGKVITQPRGKGRVIYK; encoded by the coding sequence ATGCCTACTAAGAAAACCATCCGCTACCAGGACGCCGGGGTCAACATTGACGAGGCGGACCGTGCTGTCGGCTACATCAAGGTAGCGGCAAAGAAGACCTTCACCCGAAGCGTATTGGCGGATATCGGTAGTTTTGGCGCAATGTACCGCCTGACAGGTTACAAGCGGCCTGTGCTGATCTCATCGGCCGATGGCGTGGGGACGAAGATCAAGGTCGCGTTTATGACCGGGCGGCACGATACGGTCGGCCAGGATCTGGTGAACCACTGCGTCAACGACATCGCGGTGCAGGGCGCCGTGCCCTTGTTTTTTCTCGACTATTTCGCTGTCGGGAAGCTGAATGCGGAAGTCGCGGGGCAGATTGCCACCGGCCTGGGTAAGGCGTGCCAGGAGAACGGCTGCGCCCTGATTGGTGGGGAGACGGCTGAGATGCCGGGCCTCTACCAGCCGAGCGAGTATGATCTCGCCGGCTTCATCGTGGGTGCGGCGGAGCAGTCCAAGTTGTTGACGGGAAAGAGTGTACAGCCCGGTGACCTGCTGCTGGGCCTGCCCTCGAACGGGCTGCACACCAACGGGTATTCACTCGCCCGCAAGTTGCTGTTCGAGGTGGGCAAGTACACGCCGAAGACGTTCCTGCCGGAGTTGGACTGCACGCTGGCCGATGAGTTGCTGAAGGTGCATCGCAGCTACCTGAAGCCGATTCAGAAGCTGTTGAAAGCAAATGTTCTTGCCGCCGCAGCGCACATCACCGGCGGGGGCATCACGGACAACACTCCGCGCGTCCTGCCGAAGGGGTTGGCGGTGGAGGTGAAGCTCGGCTCGTGGCCCATTCTGCCCGTGTTCGAACTGCTGCGCCGGTTGGGGAACGTTCCGGACGACGACTACCGGCGGACGTTCAACCTGGGCGTCGGCATGATCCTGGTGATTCCGCAGAAGAAGGCCGCGAAGGCGGTACGGCTGTTGAAGCACATGAAGGAGCCGTACTACGAGATCGGCAAGGTGATCACGCAGCCGCGCGGCAAGGGTCGAGTGATCTACAAGTGA